TACGCGAGTGGCGTTCACGCCCAGATCCAGACGCCGTGACCGCGCCGACCGGTGCCCTGTGGCGGTGCCGCCCTCGAGCGGCGCCGCCGGTGTTCGCGCTCCTATAATGGCGCCATGAGCACGTTCGCTGATTCTGCCGCCAAGGCGGTTGCTCGCCGGCGTCTCGAACGCCTGGCGCCGGATTCGCCGCGTCACTGGGGCCGCATGACGCCTCACCAGATGGTCTGTCACCTGACCGACGGCTACCGCATGGCGGCGGGCCAGCGAACGCCAAAGCCCGTCGACAACGTCATCACCCGGTCGATCGTGCGGATGGTCGCGCTGCACACGCCGATGACCTGGCCGAAGGGCGTAAAGACAGTCCCCGAAGCTGATCAGGAGCAGGGCGGCACCAAGCCGGAGGCATGGGTTCGAGACCTGGCGGAACTGCTCGGGAGGATCGAGGCGTTCACGTCTGTCGAAGGCGCCCGGCATCCCATCTTCGGCCCGCTGACCAAGGCTGAGTGGGACGTGTGGGCCTACCGTCACGCCGATCACCATCTACGCCAGTTCGGTCTGTAAGGCGGACCCTCCACCGTGTCTTTTTTGTGCTCACGTGTCTGGCGCTGTGCGCGATCGTCACGCGCATCGTCGGCGCGCTAAGGAAGGGCAATCGATGTCGAAGTGGTTCATTGCCGGTGCGCTTGGCCTCTCACTGATCGCCGATTCCCTCGCTCAACGGCCCGCGCCCTCGGCTGACGCGATGCGGTCGATTGAGTTCGTCACTGACGAGGGGACGTGGATCTCCCTCGATGTGGCGCCCGACGGCCGGACCATCGCATTCGAGTTGCTCGGCGATGTGTACGGCCTGCCTATGGCGGGTGGGTCAGCCCAGCCGATGCTCACCGGCTCCGCCTTTCAGTCGCAGCCGCGGTTTTCTCCCGACGGCCGCTCGCTCGCCTTCATCAGCGACAACACCGGATCGGACAACGTCTGGATCGCGGAGGCCGACGGGGCCCAGCCCCGGCCGCTGACATCGATGCCGCGCTCGACCATGATGTCGCCGAGTTGGTCCCACGACGGACGGGCAATCTTCGTGACCGTGATCGACGGCCGCCAGGCCGGCATCGTGCGCGTGGATGTCGCCAGCGGCAAGACGGAGAAGTTGGTCGCCAACGGCAACGGCGCGGCGGCGCCGTTGGTCTCCTCGCCGGCCCCGGGGCCGTTCGGGCCTGAACCCACCGCTGACGGCCAGTCGCTGTACTACACGAGCGTCACCCCCCGTCCGTATGGCAGCCGCGATGGCGCGTCGAGCCGCGTGATGCGTCGCGATCTGGCGTCAGGCAAGGAAGAAGCCGTGCGGCTGGAACAGGCGATCTCGATGAAGCCCCGGCCGTCGCCCACCGGACGGCTCCTGGCCTATGCGGCTCAGGCACAGGGCAAGACCGGGTTACGCGTGCGTGACCTCCAGGCGGGCACCGAGCGCTGGCTGCGCGTTCCACTGCAACGCAACGCGCTTGAGTCGAACGCGACCAGGGATGTGTTGCCGGATTATGCATTCACACCCGATGGACGCGCGGTCGTCGTCTCCTACGACGGGAAGATCCATCGCATCGACGTGGCGTCAGGCACGGACACGATCATTCCGTTCTCCGCGAACGTGTCGATGCAGGTCGCGTCGCCGCTGATGTTCCCTCGCCGTTTGCCCCAGGAACCCGTGACCGCGCGGTATGTGCAGCACGCGGCTGTGGCGTCCGACGGTCGCGTGGCGTACTCCGGACTGGCGCGTCTGTTTGTCACAGGACAGGGCGGTACACCGGCGCGACTCACCGCGACCGATCGCCCAGCCGAATTCATGCCCGCGTGGTCGCCTGATGGGCAGTGGATCGCGTTTGTGACCTGGTCGTCGGACGGCGGTGCGCTGTGGAAAGTGCCGGGCGGCGGCGGCACGCCGACA
The nucleotide sequence above comes from Acidobacteriota bacterium. Encoded proteins:
- a CDS encoding DUF1569 domain-containing protein yields the protein MSTFADSAAKAVARRRLERLAPDSPRHWGRMTPHQMVCHLTDGYRMAAGQRTPKPVDNVITRSIVRMVALHTPMTWPKGVKTVPEADQEQGGTKPEAWVRDLAELLGRIEAFTSVEGARHPIFGPLTKAEWDVWAYRHADHHLRQFGL